From Eremothecium sinecaudum strain ATCC 58844 chromosome V, complete sequence, a single genomic window includes:
- a CDS encoding myosin family protein (Syntenic homolog of Ashbya gossypii ADR354W; Syntenic homolog of Saccharomyces cerevisiae YOR326W (MYO2) and YAL029C (MYO4)) yields the protein MSYEVGTRCWYPDKDQGWIGGEICKNKQVDDKFHLDLTLENGNVIKIITSSLEEGSSDELPLLRNPPVLEATEDLTSLSYLNEPAVLHAIKVRYAQLNIYTYSGIVLIATNPFDRVEQLYSQDMIQAYAGRRRGELEPHLFAIAEEAYSLMKRDGENQTIVVSGESGAGKTVSAKYIMRYFATVEQCKETGAGGSLSVIEMSDTEKRILATNPIMEAFGNAKTTRNDNSSRFGKYLEILFDAQTSIVGARIRTYLLERSRLVFQPQTERNYHIFYQLLAGLPKTSKEKLRLSEVEDYHYLNQGGEYTIKGVDDKAEYKTTTEALKLVGISEQSQFELFKILAALLHIGNIDIKKTRTDASVSTDDQHLSTACELLGIDPVNFAKWITKKQINTRSEKIISNLSYKQGVVARDSVAKFMYSALFDWLVQNINKVLCNPEIANEMSSFIGVLDIYGFEHFEKNSFEQFCINYANEKLQQEFNQHVFKLEQEEYVNEQIQWSFIEFNDNQPCIDLIESKYGILSLLDEESRLPAGSDESWTQKLYQTLDKPPTNKVFSKPRFGQAKFIVSHYALDVSYDVESFIEKNRDTVSDGHMEVLRNSSNETLLEILDALDRTAVELSEKQDAQKKPGPAARTVNRKPTLGYLFKQSLIELMKTINATNVHYIRCIKPNENKEAWQFDNLMVLSQLRACGVLETIRISCAGFPTRWTYNEFALRYHILVPSPHWTKIFATETTQEEISELCKKILDATVTDKEKFQLGNTKIFFKAGMLAYLEKKRTDKLNNSSTMIQKKIKAIYYRRKYLATVSAIVKTQSWSRGKFVRAHVDHEFKTLAALLIQPLLLGCKVREKVKHQLSSIVRTQSLMRTQLVRAMLVRRRENDAAVKIQKQVRASKPRSYYVRFRKSTIVVQSLVRRKFAQRKLESLKQEAKSVSHLKAVSYKLENKVIELTESLAAKVKENKEFNARINELQTSLEESANMRALLKIQNQEYVNSMNEKRSVQEAAYEEVHSKLLAAKKECEDARLEIEELKSTQKQLRNEIKEKVDELSRVRQILADSKTQNSDLSNEVSSLKEEIARLHNAIRNAPPPANAVSPINGKRANSYTTMDSAASPKQWNMVSLNNSVIEEDSRSVLSQISHINDELYKLLSDDRPLTNEIVESLLKNPRLPQTGFVANLSKKEVLYPARVIIIILSDMWRMGLTEQSERFLAATLAVIQSNVTNYKGDNIVGVGAFWLTNVRELYCFAIFAHKSILTDNSYMKDLNEEEYKQYVTLVSVLKDDFETLSYNIYNLWLKKLQKELEKKAVSAVVVSQALPGFVVPDSSAFLPKLFSAGGSNYKMDDILTFFNTIYWTMKAYHAEPEVYREVVMSLLKFVDAICFNDLIMRRNFLSWKRGLQLNYNVTRLEEWCKVHHIPEGSACLQHMLQASKLLQLKKATVEDIDILWEICSSLKPVQIQKLIAQYSAADYEVPIAEDILRFVADRVKRESALSNDDNAAHNNDIFLPIASGSFSDPFSNIEPREIGKIEAHIPAWLNLPLARRVVELISENVSAVESQGQESE from the coding sequence ATGTCGTATGAGGTCGGTACCCGCTGCTGGTACCCAGACAAAGATCAGGGGTGGATCGGTGGAGAGATTTGCAAGAATAAACAAGTTGATGATAAGTTTCATTTAGATTTAACGTTAGAAAATGGTAATGTCATCAAGATTATAACTTCTAGTCTCGAAGAAGGATCAAGTGATGAATTACCATTATTAAGAAATCCTCCAGTGTTAGAAGCTACTGAAGATTTAACGTCGCTTTCTTATTTGAATGAGCCTGCTGTTTTGCATGCAATCAAGGTGCGGTATGCGCAGTTGAATATTTATACTTATTCAGGGATTGTGCTAATTGCCACTAATCCATTTGATAGAGTGGAGCAGTTATATTCTCAGGATATGATTCAAGCATATGCGGGTAGAAGACGTGGAGAATTAGAGCCGCATTTGTTTGCTATTGCTGAAGAAGCGTATAGTTTGATGAAAAGAGATGGCGAAAACCAGACAATTGTAGTTTCTGGAGAGTCTGGAGCAGGGAAAACCGTTTCTGCGAAGTATATAATGCGGTATTTTGCCACAGTCGAGCAGTGTAAAGAAACTGGTGCTGGAGGGTCGCTGTCTGTGATCGAGATGTCCGATACGGAGAAGAGAATTTTAGCTACCAATCCTATAATGGAAGCGTTTGGTAATGCCAAGACTACAAGGAATGATAACTCTTCGCGATTTGGTAAGTACCTTGAAATTCTGTTTGATGCACAAACCTCTATTGTTGGTGCACGAATTAGGACATATTTGTTGGAAAGATCAAGGCTTGTCTTTCAACCGCAAACGGAGAGGAACTACCACATATTTTACCAGCTTTTGGCAGGGTTGCCGAAGACCAGTAAAGAAAAACTAAGATTGAGTGAAGTGGAAGACTATCATTACTTAAACCAAGGTGGGGAGTACACAATTAAGGGTGTTGATGACAAAGCTGAGTACAAAACTACTACGGAAGCTCTAAAATTAGTGGGTATTTCTGAGCAGTCTCAATTTGAATTGTTCAAAATATTGGCAGCTCTATTGCATATCGGGAACATCGACATCAAGAAAACAAGGACTGACGCTTCTGTAAGCACTGATGACCAGCATCTAAGCACAGCATGCGAATTACTAGGCATTGATCCCGTAAACTTTGCTAAGTGGATCACTAAGAAGCAGATTAATACGCGATCGGAAAAGATCATTTCGAATCTCAGTTATAAACAGGGGGTCGTTGCCCGTGATTCTGTGGCCAAATTCATGTATTCTGCTCTTTTTGACTGGTTAGTGCAGAATATTAATAAGGTTTTGTGCAATCCCGAGATAGCCAATGAAATGTCGTCCTTCATTGGTGTCCTTGATATTTATGGGTTTGAGCattttgaaaagaactCCTTCGAACAGTTTTGTATTAACTATGCTAACGAGAAGTTGCAGCAAGAGTTTAACCAGCATGTTTTCAAATTAGAACAGGAAGAATACGTTAATGAGCAGATACAATGGTCATTCATTGAGTTCAATGACAATCAACCATGTATTGATTTGATTGAAAGTAAATATGGTATTCTATCGTTATTGGATGAAGAATCTAGATTACCAGCTGGATCGGATGAAAGTTGGACTCAAAAATTATATCAGACTCTTGATAAACCACCGACTAATAAAGTTTTCTCAAAGCCAAGATTTGGTCAAGCAAAATTCATTGTATCTCACTATGCTTTAGATGTGTCTTACGACGTTGAGAGCTTTATCGAAAAGAATAGAGACACAGTATCAGATGGTCATATGGAGGTGTTAAGGAACTCTTCAAATGAAACATTGCTCGAGATTCTGGATGCTTTGGATAGAACTGCAGTTGAATTATCTGAGAAACAGGATGCACAAAAGAAACCAGGCCCAGCAGCCAGAACGGTTAATAGAAAACCCACACTGGGTTACCTTTTTAAACAATCCTTGATCGAGCTCATGAAAACTATCAATGCTACTAATGTGCATTACATTCGTTGTATTAAACCAAACGAAAATAAGGAAGCGTGGCAATTCGATAACTTGATGGTGTTATCTCAACTAAGGGCATGTGGTGTATTGGAAACTATCAGAATATCGTGCGCAGGGTTCCCAACCAGGTGGACATACAACGAATTTGCCTTAAGATACCATATTTTAGTACCATCGCCGCATTGGACAAAAATATTTGCAACCGAAACCACACAAGAAGAGATAAGTGAATTATGTAAGAAGATATTGGATGCCACCGTCACAGATAAAGAGAAGTTTCAATTAGGTAACACTAAGATCTTTTTCAAGGCTGGAATGTTGGCATATTTGGAGAAAAAACGAACTGATAAGTTAAACAACTCTTCTACAATGATCCAAAAGAAGATTAAGGCTATCTATTATCGTAGGAAATATTTGGCAACTGTGAGTGCGATTGTAAAAACGCAGTCTTGGTCTAGGGGTAAATTTGTTCGTGCTCATGTAGATCATGAATTCAAGACTTTAGCTGCTTTGCTGATACAGCCATTGTTATTGGGTTGTAAAGTGCGTGAAAAGGTCAAGCATCAATTGTCCAGCATTGTTCGGACTCAATCCTTAATGAGAACACAATTGGTGCGTGCGATGTTAGTGAGAAGAAGGGAAAATGATGCTGCAGTGAAAATTCAGAAGCAGGTTAGAGCCTCTAAACCTAGGAGTTACTATGTTAGATTTAGAAAAAGCACAATTGTAGTGCAATCTTTGGTCAGAAGGAAATTTGCTCAAAGAAAGTTAGAATCTTTGAAACAGGAAGCAAAATCTGTTAGCCATTTGAAAGCTGTTTCTTATAAGTTGGAAAACAAGGTTATTGAATTAACGGAGTCGTTAGCTGCGAAGGTGAAAGAGAACAAGGAATTCAATGCTCGCATTAATGAGTTACAAACTTCGTTAGAGGAATCAGCTAATATGAGAGCACTATTGAAaattcaaaatcaagaGTATGTTAACTCTATGAATGAAAAGCGTAGTGTTCAGGAAGCTGCTTATGAAGAAGTACACTCAAAGTTATTGGCTGCGAAGAAAGAATGTGAAGATGCCAGACTTGAAATTGAAGAACTGAAATCCACACAAAAGCAATTAAGAAATGAAATTAAGGAGAAAGTGGATGAATTGTCGAGGGTTAGACAAATTTTGGCTGATTCTAAGACTCAAAACTCTGATTTATCTAATGAAGTTTCTTCTTTGAAAGAGGAAATCGCACGGTTGCATAACGCAATTCGTAATGCCCCGCCTCCTGCAAATGCTGTGTCGCCAATTAATGGCAAGCGTGCTAATTCTTATACTACTATGGATAGCGCTGCTTCTCCTAAGCAATGGAATATGGTTTCTCTCAACAATAGTGTAATAGAGGAGGATAGCAGATCCGTTCTTTCCCAGATTTCTCATATTAACGATGAGTTGTATAAGCTACTAAGTGATGATAGACCACTAACTAATGAGATTGTGGAGTCCCTATTGAAGAACCCAAGGTTACCTCAGACAGGGTTTGTTGCCAACTTATCAAAGAAGGAGGTTTTATATCCTGCTAGAGTTATAATCATCATTTTAAGTGATATGTGGAGAATGGGATTAACGGAACAAAGTGAACGTTTCCTCGCAGCTACATTAGCAGTTATTCAATCTAACGTTACTAATTACAAGGGAGATAACATCGTTGGTGTAGGAGCCTTCTGGTTAACCAATGTACGCGAGTTATATTGTTTTGCAATTTTTGCGCACAAGTCTATTTTGACAGATAATTCCTACATGAAGGACTTAAATGAGGAAGAATATAAGCAGTATGTTACACTGGTCAGTGTCCTAAAGGATGACTTTGAAACTCTAAGTTACAATATATACAACTTATGGTTGAAAAAGTTACAAAAAGAATTAGAAAAGAAGGCTGTTTCTGCGGTTGTCGTTTCTCAGGCTCTACCAGGATTTGTTGTTCCAGATTCATCTGCATTTCTACCGAAGTTATTCTCAGCTGGAGGCAGCAATTATAAAATGGATGATATTTTGACATTTTTCAACACTATTTACTGGACTATGAAGGCTTATCACGCAGAGCCTGAAGTATACCGGGAAGTCGTTATGTCACTATTGAAGTTTGTAGATGCCATTTGTTTCAATGATTTGATCATGAGACGTAACTTCCTGTCATGGAAACGTGGTTTACAGTTAAATTACAACGTCACAAGGTTAGAGGAATGGTGTAAAGTGCATCATATTCCCGAAGGCAGTGCATGTTTACAACATATGCTACAAGCATCGAAGCTTTTGCAATTGAAGAAGGCTACAGTTGAAGATATCGACATTTTATGGGAGATATGTTCATCATTGAAGCCTGTTCAGATACAAAAGTTAATCGCTCAATACTCTGCTGCAGATTATGAGGTCCCAATTGCGGAAGACATTTTAAGATTTGTTGCAGACAGGGTTAAGAGGGAATCTGCATTATCGAATGACGACAACGCTGCCCATAACAACGATATTTTCCTCCCTATTGCGTCAGGTTCATTTAGCGATCCATTCAGTAACATAGAGCCCAGAGAAATCGGCAAAATCGAGGCTCATATTCCAGCTTGGTTGAATTTACCACTTGCTAGAAGAGTGGTTGAATTGATTTCCGAAAACGTATCCGCCGTGGAATCTCAAGGTCAGGAGTCTGAGTGA
- a CDS encoding HEL067Cp (Syntenic homolog of Ashbya gossypii ADR355C; Syntenic homolog of Saccharomyces cerevisiae YOR327C (SNC2) and YAL030W (SNC1); 1-intron in Ashbya gossypii), translating to MSSSVPYDSYVPLEGSNAQSKTAALQAEIDDTVGIMRDNINKVAERGERLTSIQDKADNLAVSAQGFKRGANRVRKQMWWKDLKMRICLLLVILILLIVIIVPIIVHFSK from the exons ATGTCATCATCTGTTCCATATGATTCATACGTCCCTTTAGAGGGTTCTAATGCGCAGTCAAAAACTGCCGCCTTACAGGCA GAAATCGATGATACTGTTGGTATTATGAgagataatattaataagGTGGCAGAGCGTGGGGAGAGGTTAACTTCGATACAAGACAAGGCAGACAATTTGGCCGTCTCTGCACAAGGTTTTAAAAGAGGCGCTAATAGGGTAAGGAAGCAAATGTGGTGGAAGGATTTAAAGATGCGTATTTGTTTGCTATTGGTTATCCTTATCTTGTTGATTGTTATAATTGTTCCAATTATAGTTCACTTTAGTAAATGA
- the SCD5 gene encoding Scd5p (Syntenic homolog of Ashbya gossypii ADR356C; Syntenic homolog of Saccharomyces cerevisiae YOR329C (SCD5)), with protein sequence MSFDWLTIPGLQVDSESQESSERPPPPIPNLSFNFNEDSNSIGNDTRHPSEQSDSVEGENPPPLPSRSHLQAEVMHESSSMNSLYDSKKANNNINANNSDTQLVAYTETKEDMMVPLSLSSSMLDEQEYKTYKRWYNMLVSKRRGQNIQLDHIFSFLGNFHLTDLIKERVRYIFRSCQHSVNIAQFFAIMRVISHSLHDSRLPTRQNIVEKAPVPTPRSILSSEAGHETYEEVEADPRSEIDNKVDFDSFASLLLTGKSVRKNIRRKINKKSGKVKKVAFSDNLVTFHEEYRLEDEGIYGDFKEVEDNNEEDSETAGPLDYSLPMEKLLKKLSARKHHNSALVSEPAPQPETAEEREVLADMHDSLNRFKQIQTVDNVTLGDFSSQFRAYIAGTHSDSTSSDPQVEEIATDVNEKNGMYSPSQRPIQVQRQQQSSQQSSQQQQLNSSPFPPPPVAQQYPQQAPTSYQSHYSMQPPEYAQHSSQATPVNSSRSPEPRMPFMQDHKEEERPAAHTTVLEPLRPTATGSANRLFRSQMESIMPINAKLPAAQPPVQPPSRQVPEITVMRPTTESSSDSKQYTMHPQYPPMQSQPTPLLSSNSAVSTPSLTVQDVDYIPSRPYQQRSPYQLQSSPQTPVRTLNSSPYHLSPSHTGIVSSGPQPGKYFRHNITPSDLSPQHNALATYQPPSVQQSAYLMTRKQPQYNQIQQPMQSTSLLSVPPEKTYNSSYLAPNQAYSRQQLPQQNTLQFQGRTLPPSYSQTPGYLNDLKALQDQVNEIHRSYNRR encoded by the coding sequence ATGTCTTTTGATTGGCTAACTATCCCAGGGTTGCAAGTAGATAGTGAATCACAAGAATCATCTGAAAGACCGCCACCGCCAATACCTAATCTTTCATTTAACTTTAATGAAGACTCAAATAGCATTGGTAACGATACAAGACATCCTTCTGAGCAGTCAGATAGTGTTGAAGGTGAAAATCCACCTCCCCTACCATCACGTTCACACCTTCAGGCTGAAGTAATGCATGAAAGTTCTTCTATGAATTCTCTATATGATAGTAAGAAGGCCAATAATAACATAAATGCCAATAACTCCGATACTCAGCTGGTAGCGTATACTGAAACTAAAGAGGATATGATGGTTCCTTTATCGCTTTCCAGTAGTATGTTGGATGAACAAGAGTACAAGACTTATAAAAGGTGGTATAATATGCTTGTATCTAAGCGACGAGGCCAAAATATCCAATTGGATCATATATTCAGCTTTCTCGGGAATTTTCATCTTACAGATCTGATAAAGGAGAGAGTTAGGTATATTTTTCGATCATGCCAGCACTCAGTTAATATTGCGCAGTTCTTCGCTATTATGAGGGTAATATCGCACTCATTGCACGATAGCAGATTACCAACTAGGCAAAATATTGTTGAGAAGGCTCCTGTACCTACGCCAAGGTCTATTTTATCTTCTGAAGCCGGTCACGAAACTTATGAGGAGGTTGAGGCCGACCCTAGGAGCGAGATTGATAATAAGGTAGATTTTGATAGTTTTGCTTCCTTGTTGTTAACTGGCAAATCTGTGAGAAAGAATATTCGTAGAAAGATTAATAAGAAATCTGGTAAGGTCAAAAAGGTTGCTTTCTCTGATAATCTAGTAACATTTCATGAAGAATATAGACTGGAGGATGAAGGTATATATGGCGATTTTAAAGAAGTGGAAGACAACAATGAGGAGGATTCTGAAACAGCAGGTCCGTTAGACTATTCTCTTCCTATGGAAAAGTTGTTAAAGAAGCTGTCGGCTCGGAAGCACCATAACTCGGCTTTGGTCTCGGAACCAGCACCTCAGCCTGAAACTGCTGAAGAAAGGGAAGTGCTAGCAGATATGCATGACTCTTTGAATAGGTTTAAACAAATTCAGACAGTCGACAACGTGACACTAGGGGATTTCAGTTCTCAGTTCAGGGCCTACATTGCGGGAACTCACTCAGACTCTACTAGTTCGGACCCTCAAGTTGAAGAAATTGCAACTGATGTGAATGAAAAAAATGGTATGTATTCTCCGAGCCAGCGACCTATTCAAGTCCAGCGGCAACAGCAATCTTCACAGCAATCTTcacagcaacagcaactAAATTCCTCTCCTTTCCCCCCACCACCGGTGGCTCAGCAGTACCCCCAACAAGCTCCAACCTCATACCAATCACACTACTCAATGCAGCCGCCCGAATACGCACAACATTCATCCCAAGCTACCCCAGTCAATTCCTCACGTAGCCCCGAGCCTAGAATGCCTTTTATGCAAGATCATAAGGAAGAGGAACGGCCGGCAGCTCACACAACTGTGCTAGAGCCTTTAAGACCCACAGCTACTGGTTCTGCTAATAGGCTCTTTCGTTCACAAATGGAATCCATAATGCCCATTAATGCAAAGCTACCAGCTGCGCAGCCTCCCGTACAACCCCCTTCGCGTCAAGTGCCAGAAATAACTGTTATGAGGCCAACCACAGAATCCAGTTCGGATTCTAAGCAGTATACAATGCATCCGCAATATCCTCCTATGCAATCTCAACCCACACCATTGTTGTCGTCGAATTCCGCAGTAAGCACTCCGTCCCTAACGGTTCAAGATGTAGATTATATTCCATCACGTCCTTACCAACAAAGGTCACCATATCAGCTACAATCCTCTCCACAAACTCCTGTCAGAACATTAAACAGCTCACCTTATCACTTATCCCCATCGCATACAGGAATTGTTTCTTCAGGCCCTCAACCCGGCAAATATTTCAGACATAACATCACTCCCTCCGATCTCTCTCCGCAACATAATGCTCTAGCTACCTATCAACCACCATCCGTCCAACAAAGTGCCTATTTAATGACGAGAAAGCAACCGCAGTACAACCAGATACAGCAGCCAATGCAATCTACTTCTTTATTGTCTGTGCCGCCAGAAAAGACATACAATAGCTCATATCTCGCTCCAAACCAGGCGTATTCCAGACAGCAACTTCCACAGCAAAACACATTGCAATTTCAAGGTCGTACGTTACCTCCTTCATACTCACAAACACCTGGTTACCTAAACGATTTAAAGGCCTTACAGGACCAGGTCAACGAGATACATAGAAGCTACAATAGGAGGTGA
- a CDS encoding HEL065Wp (Syntenic homolog of Eremothecium cymbalariae Ecym_5064; no homolog in Ashbya gossypii; no homolog in Saccharomyces cerevisiae): MAKKASSAKRKSPFDCGSGSDDDADDDGFKEYVKKRAHLAKETINKSSVNYEIEQDLKEEDKETPSRSKFMKGFIKAKKLRELDRLRNESLKIEVERQLDDGNVKTNDESFVTESYKDRKRAMKEVIEGDKKELEGETADVSVACYDFRTSFLERDFKVKESTKLDEQQQLLLLNRASQRIENDIYIAEDFKEVAKTRHKDDDNDDSTTYADVTVTTEAVERFLRSTKTEEEIDGLKKGYWERVKFNHEV; encoded by the coding sequence ATGGCTAAAAAGGCCAGCTCTGCTAAGAGGAAGAGTCCATTTGATTGTGGTAGTGGTAGTGATGATGATGCTGATGATGATGGGTTTAAAGAGTATGTGAAAAAGCGTGCTCATTTGGCTAAGGAAACCATTAATAAGTCAAGTGTAAACTATGAAATAGAACAGGATCTAAAAGAGGAGGATAAAGAGACTCCAAGTCGATCCAAATTTATGAAGGGGTTCATAAAGGCAAAAAAGCTGAGGGAGCTTGATAGATTACGGAATGAATCCCTTAAGATTGAGGTGGAGAGGCAGTTGGACGATGGTAATGTTAAGACTAATGATGAAAGCTTCGTTACTGAAAGTTATAAGGATAGGAAAAGAGCTATGAAAGAGGTTATTGAAGGTGACAAGAAGGAGCTAGAAGGAGAGACGGCTGATGTTTCTGTGGCGTGTTATGATTTTAGGACTTCGTTTCTTGAACGAGACTTTAAAGTAAAAGAAAGCACTAAACTTGATGAACAGCAGCAATTATTATTGCTGAATCGAGCTTCGCAGCGAATTGAGAATGACATATATATAGCAGAGGATTTCAAAGAAGTTGCGAAGACTAGGCATAAGgatgatgataatgatgattCAACTACATATGCTGATGTTACTGTTACAACAGAAGCGGTAGAACGATTCCTCCGATCCACTAAGACGGAAGAAGAAATAGATGGTCTAAAAAAGGGATATTGGGAGAGAGTTAAGTTTAATCACGAAGTCTAA